A genomic window from Lotus japonicus ecotype B-129 chromosome 1, LjGifu_v1.2 includes:
- the LOC130749781 gene encoding probable cyclic nucleotide-gated ion channel 20, chloroplastic, producing the protein MENYLNLMQQISTIAGNQVPSYFVWEVLFTMSIMGLGLLLFAILIGNIQNFLQALGRRKLEMQLRGRDVEQWMSHRRLPVDLRRRVRQAERYNWAAIRWVNEEMVMENLPEDLQRDIRRHLFRFVKESMELECHYLKGTLVVKNL; encoded by the exons ATGGAAAACTATCTTAACCTTATGCAGCAAATCAGTACTATAGCTGGTAATCAAGTGCCTAGCTATTTTGTGTGGGAAGTCCTTTTTACTATGTCCATCATGGGATTGGGACTCTTGCTTTTTGCAATTCTCATTGGAAACATACAGAATTTTCTACAGGCTCTTGGGCGGAG GAAGCTGGAAATGCAACTTAGAGGTCGTGATGTTGAGCAATGGATGAGCCATCGGCGCTTACCAGTAGACCTGAGAAG GAGAGTAAGACAGGCTGAACGGTATAATTGGGCTGCAATAAGGTGGGTGAATGAAGAAATGGTTATGGAGAATCTGCCAGAAGATCTGCAGAGAGACATTAGACGCCATCTCTTCAGATTTGTTAAGGAA AGTATGGAACTAGAATGCCATTATCTGAAGGGGACGCTTGTGGTGAAGAACTTATGA